From a region of the Rhipicephalus microplus isolate Deutch F79 chromosome X, USDA_Rmic, whole genome shotgun sequence genome:
- the LOC119175999 gene encoding uncharacterized protein LOC119175999, which yields MPASRLNHKVPERMIPVVLVTLFAGAFGATVSDANRYIDQVLGYQMADLVRRNRLDPLAVTPYYTNLGKPGTLSVQMRIVNVTGLGQIRRQGDCGRPGSSGPGRFTVGCNVVLDRVTLSATSDMSYAGSATRRVGTRADFATNHALIEVTSTSGGQPTVNFRLLRPPTARLYFTGLKDLPLYQVIEKSYEQEFARLLQTQLSGPYLTNLGYACRAVPFPR from the exons ATGCCAGCAAGCCGGCTCAATCACAAG GTCCCAGAAAGAATGATTCCCGTCGTCCTTGTCACTCTTTTCGCCG GGGCCTTTGGTGCCACCGTCAGCGATGCCAACCGCTACATCGACCAAGTGCTCGGTTACCAGATGGCCGATCTGGTGCGCCGAAACCGATTGGACCCCCTAGCAGTGACTCCTTACTACACCAACCTGGGCAAGCCCGGCACGCTAAGCGTACAGATGCGCATCGTCAATGTCACCGGTCTGGGGCAGATCCGGCGTCAAGGCGACTGCGGCCGACCCGGATCATCCGGACCCGGTCGATTCACCGTCGGCTGCAACGTCGTCCTTGACCGCGTTACCTTGAGCGCCACTTCTGATATGAGTTACGCGGGCAGCGCCACCCGGCGCGTTGGAACTCGGGCTGACTTTGCCACCAACCACGCGCTGATCGAGGTGACTTCCACGTCTGGCGGCCAGCCTACGGTCAACTTCAGGTTGCTCAGGCCACCCACCGCTCGTCTTTACTTTACCGGGCTCAAGGACCTGCCCCTGTACCAGGTCATTGAGAAGAGCTACGAGCAAGAGTTTGCCCGCCTCCTTCAGACACAGCTATCGGGGCCCTACCTCACCAACCTTGGCTACGCCTGCCGGGCCGTCCCTTTCCCACGTTAG
- the LOC119176681 gene encoding salivary anticoagulant protein P23 isoform X1: MFHTGSWLNCKVLQRMISVVLFALVMGASGATISDLNRYMDQVLGNEMFAMIRQYQLDPFPVTPYHSKLGAPEKLSAEMYAVNITGLRHIRRQGDCVRPRSSRPFQTSIRCNAVIEDVAVSATSDLTYKSSTKISTYRGIGTRASFAAIHVHIEVTHTLSKPTTVNTTLLSIPKPRLFFDLPKNAHLDSVIQNGYEEELTGLLRVPLSAFYLPSIATACRTVPFPHQ, from the exons ATGTTCCACACAGGAAGCTGGCTCAATTGCAAG GTCCTTCAAAGAATGATTTCTGTTGTCCTGTTCGCACTTGTCATGG GGGCCTCCGGTGCCACCATCAGTGATCTCAACCGCTACATGGACCAAGTGCTCGGAAACGAAATGTTCGCTATGATACGACAGTACCAACTGGACCCTTTTCCGGTGACGCCTTACCATTCCAAACTGGGCGCGCCTGAAAAGCTAAGCGCAGAAATGTACGCCGTCAACATCACCGGTCTGAGACATATCCGGCGTCAAGGAGACTGTGTCAGGCCGAGATCATCGAGACCCTTTCAGACCAGCATTAGATGCAACGCAGTCATCGAAGACGTTGCCGTGAGCGCCACTTCTGACCTGACCTATAAAAGCAGCACCAAAATAAGCACGTACCGAGGCATTGGAACCCGGGCCAGCTTTGCCGCCATTCATGTGCACATCGAAGTAACGCACACGCTTAGTAAGCCGACAACGGTCAACACGACGTTGCTCAGCATACCTAAACCTCGTCTCTTTTTCGACTTACCCAAGAACGCGCACCTGGACAGTGTAATTCAGAACGGCTACGAGGAAGAACTCACTGGCCTCCTTCGGGTACCCCTCTCCGCGTTTTACCTTCCCAGCATTGCTACCGCTTGCCGGACCGTACCCTTCCCGCATCAGTGA
- the LOC119176681 gene encoding salivary anticoagulant protein P23 isoform X2: protein MISVVLFALVMGASGATISDLNRYMDQVLGNEMFAMIRQYQLDPFPVTPYHSKLGAPEKLSAEMYAVNITGLRHIRRQGDCVRPRSSRPFQTSIRCNAVIEDVAVSATSDLTYKSSTKISTYRGIGTRASFAAIHVHIEVTHTLSKPTTVNTTLLSIPKPRLFFDLPKNAHLDSVIQNGYEEELTGLLRVPLSAFYLPSIATACRTVPFPHQ, encoded by the exons ATGATTTCTGTTGTCCTGTTCGCACTTGTCATGG GGGCCTCCGGTGCCACCATCAGTGATCTCAACCGCTACATGGACCAAGTGCTCGGAAACGAAATGTTCGCTATGATACGACAGTACCAACTGGACCCTTTTCCGGTGACGCCTTACCATTCCAAACTGGGCGCGCCTGAAAAGCTAAGCGCAGAAATGTACGCCGTCAACATCACCGGTCTGAGACATATCCGGCGTCAAGGAGACTGTGTCAGGCCGAGATCATCGAGACCCTTTCAGACCAGCATTAGATGCAACGCAGTCATCGAAGACGTTGCCGTGAGCGCCACTTCTGACCTGACCTATAAAAGCAGCACCAAAATAAGCACGTACCGAGGCATTGGAACCCGGGCCAGCTTTGCCGCCATTCATGTGCACATCGAAGTAACGCACACGCTTAGTAAGCCGACAACGGTCAACACGACGTTGCTCAGCATACCTAAACCTCGTCTCTTTTTCGACTTACCCAAGAACGCGCACCTGGACAGTGTAATTCAGAACGGCTACGAGGAAGAACTCACTGGCCTCCTTCGGGTACCCCTCTCCGCGTTTTACCTTCCCAGCATTGCTACCGCTTGCCGGACCGTACCCTTCCCGCATCAGTGA